A genome region from Deinococcus depolymerans includes the following:
- a CDS encoding DegV family protein yields the protein MTQERMTPGTAQTTSPRFGIVTDGGLDAYPSLLNDVPVAPFSVTFGDASYRTNEISRADLFRMLESNPNHPTSSQPTPQDWMDAVRRAGVRDVLGVTISAGLSGSMNAAEQARQALGDEFNLTLHDSGTLSAAQAFQLHAAGTAAARGESLETAREWMRAVHEETELYFTIETLEYLRRGGRIGRVQATLGGLLNLKPVVTVDKQGGTYTNVGRARSYRGGMEAVATQVTRRFGEGTPLRVGLLYGSVREDADEVLGHLKGRHPIVWSDVTGVNPVLNVHTGPRTVGIAAAPGAWPWER from the coding sequence ATGACACAGGAACGCATGACCCCCGGCACCGCCCAGACCACCTCTCCCCGCTTCGGGATCGTCACGGACGGCGGCCTGGACGCCTACCCTTCCCTGCTGAACGACGTGCCGGTCGCGCCGTTCTCGGTGACGTTCGGGGACGCCAGTTACCGCACGAACGAGATCAGCCGCGCGGACCTGTTCCGCATGCTGGAAAGCAACCCCAACCACCCGACCAGCAGCCAGCCCACCCCGCAGGACTGGATGGACGCCGTGCGCCGCGCCGGGGTGCGGGACGTGCTGGGCGTGACCATCAGCGCCGGCCTGAGCGGCAGCATGAACGCCGCCGAGCAGGCCCGTCAGGCGCTGGGCGACGAGTTCAACCTGACCCTGCATGACAGCGGCACCCTCAGCGCCGCGCAGGCCTTCCAGCTGCACGCGGCGGGCACGGCGGCCGCGCGCGGCGAGAGCCTGGAGACCGCCCGCGAGTGGATGCGCGCCGTGCACGAGGAAACCGAGCTGTACTTCACCATCGAGACGCTGGAGTACCTGCGCCGGGGCGGGCGGATCGGGCGGGTGCAGGCCACGCTGGGCGGCCTGCTGAACCTCAAACCCGTGGTGACGGTGGACAAGCAGGGCGGCACGTACACGAACGTGGGCCGCGCCCGCTCGTACCGGGGCGGCATGGAGGCGGTCGCCACGCAGGTCACGCGCCGCTTCGGGGAGGGCACGCCGCTGCGCGTGGGCCTGCTGTACGGCAGCGTGCGCGAGGACGCCGACGAGGTGCTGGGCCACCTGAAGGGCCGCCACCCGATCGTGTGGTCGGACGTGACGGGCGTGAACCCGGTCCTGAACGTGCACACCGGCCCGCGCACCGTCGGGATCGCCGCCGCGCCCGGCGCGTGGCCCTGGGAACGCTGA